The following is a genomic window from Legionellales bacterium.
GGTGAACTGCAATTTCTCCCGGCCATTGTGATCAATTTTTTTGACAGTTTACTGACATCCAGCTAGAATCCCCGCCACATGTCAGACTCAATGATACCAGAAACCATCGATCCGTTTGCTTGTGCCAAAGAACACACTGTTTTTCATGGCGTAATCAAGCAACAATCCATGGCAAGATTAATGGATCTTTTAAACGATTCAAGCGGCGATATCACAGTGACAATTGAAACTGGGATCGATAGAACCGGATTGAATTATATAAAAGGTCATGTGGTAAGCGTGGTAGAACTTATTTGCCAGCGCTGCCTCATGCCGTTTAAAAAATCAATTGAGGCAGATTTTTCACTGAATTTCGTGGAAAGTATGCAAGACTTAAGCGCTGTCCCTGAAAAAATGGATGCGCTCGTCATTCCTCAAGGTGATACCATCAATCTTTGGAATATGGTGGAAGATGAATGTATGGTGAGTTTGCCCATGTTTGCAATGCATGCTGATGATTGCCTTCAGCAGGCACAAAGTGGCCAGGATTCTGTGACATTCATGCAACCCTCGAATCATCGTAAGGTCTTTGCAGAATTAGCAGAAATGCTGGCAGTGGAAAATGTAGGAGTAGATTTCAATGGCCGTTCAACAAAATCGTAAAACACGTTCAAAACGCGGTATGCGTCGCGCGCATGATGGTTTATCTTCTGATACGTTATCAGTCGATTCTCATACCGGTGAAACTCACCGTCGTCATCATGTTACCCCAGATGGATATTATCGTGGTCGTCAAGTCGTAGAAACTGAAGCCTTCGATCTCGATGAAGAAACTACTGAGGAATAACTCATTTGACTCCATTCACCATCGCAATTGATGCAATGGGCGGCGATTATGGCACGCGAGTTGTCGTGCCAGCAGCGCTGGAAGTCTTAAAACTCGATCCAACAGTTAAGCTGATTTTGGTGGGGGATTCTTATATCCTCAATAAACAATTAATCAAACATCGCGTCAAGCAAACTGAACGTCTGCAAATCAAACATGCTTCTGAAAAAGTGGGGATGGCGGAATCTCCATTACTCGCCTTGCGTAATAAAAAAGATTCTTCCATGCGTGTGGCCTTGAATCTCGTGAAGGAAGGTATCGCGCAAGCCTGTGTGAGTGCTGGCAATACGGGTGCATTACTCGCCACCGCACGTTTTGTCTTAAAAACTATTCCAGGGATCGATCGACCTGGGATTATGCGCATGCTACCCACACTCGATCCTAACCGTTGCGTGCGTATTTTAGATTTGGGCGCGAATGTTGATTCCGAGCCGGAACATTTGGCCAATTTCGCAGTGATGGGATCGGTGGTTGCACAAGCGGTTGATAATCTCGCTGCGCCCAAAGTGGCGTTACTCAATATTGGCGAAGAGGATATTAAAGGTAATGAACTTGTAAAAGCGACTAATCAATTATTAAAAAATAATTCCGCGATTAATTACGTTGGCTACGTTGAGGGCGATAAAATGTATAGTGCGGGTGTCGATGTGATTGTGTGTGATGGTTTTGTGGGTAATGTTGCGCTAAAAGTCATTGAAGGCACTGCAAAAACCGTTGGACATTTTTTACATGAAGCGTTTCATCGCGGCATTTATGCCAAATTAGCGGGAATTATGGCGTTAAGTGTGTTACGTAAAATTAAAAAACGCATGGATCCGGATCGTTACAATGGCGCAAGTTTAGTCGGATTGCGCGGGATTGTGATTAAAAGCCACGGCAGTGCAAAATCACATTCGTTTGCTAATGCGATTTTAGTGGCCATCGCGGAAGCCGAAAAAAATATTCCCCTCCTGATTGAAGATCGGGTCGCTTCTATTTTGCAACCCAACGTCTAAATTTTATGGTGAGGTAACTGCGGTGATAAGTTCAACAATTCTTGGAACAGGAGGTTATTTACCCGAGGAAATACGGACTAATCACGATATTGCGAGATTAGTGGATACCTCCGACGAATGGATCCGCGAACGTACCGGAATTCGTGAAAGACACATTGCCTCTCCCAGCGAAAATGTCAGTGATTTAGCGTATTATGCCAGCCAAGAAGCTATCCTTAATGCCAATATTTCCGCCTCGCAAATTGATTTAATTATTGTAGCTAGCACTACGGGCGAAAAAGTATTTCCGAGCACGGCCTGTTTAGTCCAAAAAAAATTAGGAATAAGCGGTTGTCCGGCGTTTGATATTAATGCTGCCTGTGCGGGTTTTAATTACGCTTTAGCGATTGCGGATAATTTTATTCGCGGTGAACAAGCGCGCACCGTGTTAGTAGTAGGTGCGGAAATTATGTCACGTCTTGTTAATTGGCACGATCGATCAACGTGTATATTATTTGGAGACGGCGCTGGTGCAGTAATATTACAACGCAGTGATAAACCCGGGATTTTATCGACGCATATTCACGCCGATGGATTCGGTGAAAATAAACTTTATACTACAAATCCTCAGTGCAATGCGCCAGCATTGCCAACACAATCACCTTATTTGGTAATGCAGGGCAACGACGTATTTAAACTGGCAGTAAAACGCTTAGGCGATGTGATTGAAGAAACGCTGTTAAAAAATAATATTCAGCAACACGAGATTGATTGGCTGATTCCTCATCAAGCGAATATTCGAATTATTCAAGCCATGGCAAAAAAATTAAATTTGCCATTAACTAAAGTTATTTTAACCATTGAATACCACGGTAATACCTCCAGCGCTTCAGTGCCTTTGGCGTTGAATGAAGCAGTGAAAGATGGGCGCATCCAGCGTGGGCAATTATTATTGCTTGAAAGTTTTGGTGCGGGTTTTACTTGGGGTTCTACCTTAATAAGGTTTTAAACAATGACATTATCATCTCCTTTTGCACTGGTTTTTCCGGGTCAAGGTTCTCAATCGTTGGGAATGCTAGACGATTTATATCAGCGCTATGACAGGGTAAAAGAAGTCATGCAAGAAGCCAGTCGCGTCTTAGGTTACGATGTTTGGCAGTTGATATCACAAGGACCTGAAGAGCAATTAAATCAAACGGAGTATACGCAACCGATTATGCTCGCTGCGGATATTGCGGTTTTCGGAGTCTGGCAAGACGTGATTGCGATGACGCCTGCCGTGGTTGCTGGACACAGTTTAGGAGAATACGCAGCGTTGGTGTGTGCCGGCGTTTTAAGCTTTGCCGATGCGCTAAAAATAGTGCAGCAACGCGCGCAATTTATGCAAGCGGCCGTCCCACTCGGAGAAGGTGCGATGGCGGCTATTGTGGGCTTAGAAGACGAAGCGGTGCGAAAAGTGTGTCAGCAAGCGAGTGAGCAGGGTATTGTTGCCCCCGCTAATTATAATGCTTTAGGACAAATCGTGATTGCGGGCGCCAGTACGGCAGTGGATCGCGCGATTACACTCGCCGAGGCGCAAGGCGCGCGCATGGCTAAACGCATTGCTGTGAGTGTACCTGCTCATTGTCCGCTGATGGAAAAAGCCATGCCCCAGCTCGCCAAAGCCTTAGACGAAGTAGTCTTTAATCCCGCGGCTATTCCTATCATTAACAATACCGATGTTATCGAAACCTCAGATCCAACCGTCATCAAAAAAGCCTTAATCAAACAAATCGCTTACCCGGTGCGTTGGGTGGAAACCATTCAAAAAATGCAAGCGCTACAGCTAACGCTGGTGATTGAATGTGGCCCTGGAAAAATTCTCACGAAATTAAATAAGCGCATTTGCCCAGAATTAGAGGCGTTGGCCATTGGCGATCTCAATAGTTTAGAAAAATTCATCAAACGATAAGGTAAGGAAAAATTTATGCTAAGTTTGGAAAATAAAATTGCGTTAGTGACTGGCGCCAGTCGGGGGATTGGTGCAGAAATTTTAACTCAATTAGGCCAAGCAGGCGCCACTGTGATTGGCAGTGCGACCAGTCAAGCTGGAGTGGAAAAGATTGAAGCACAATTACGGCATTTTAATGTCAAGGGTGGTGGAGTTATCCTAGACGTCACCCAAGAAAATTCGGTGAATGCCGCACTTTCATCCATTCAAGAGCGCTTTGGCCATGTTGAAATCTTAGTGAATAATGCCGGAATTACCGATGATAATTTATTTTTGCGCATGAAAGACGAGCAATGGTATAACGTTATTGAAACCAATTTAAATGCAATTTTTCGCCTAAGCAAACACTGCTTAAAAAATATGATCAAAGCACGCTTTGGCAGAATTATTTCAATTAGTTCGGTCGTTGGGCTTTCTGGAAATCCTGGGCAAACCAATTATGCTGCAGCGAAAGCGGGTTTAATTGGTTTTAGTAAATCCTTAGCCATGGAAGTTGCTAGTCGCAATATCACGGTCAATGTCGTGGCGCCAGGGATGATTGAAACCGATATGACAGCCGAGCTCAACGCCAATCAACGTCAACAGATTCTGGAGCACATTCCTGTAGGCAGAATGGGAAGTCCTGCAGAAATTGCGGCGGGAGTCGTCTTTTTAGCCAGTCCATTGGCCAGCTATATCACGGGTGAAACCCTGAATATAAATGGCGGTATGTATATGAGCTAATTTTTCGCTGCACATGGGGATTTAATCGTGAAAATTTTTCGTAAATAACTTGCAACTTTAGTTGTTTTGTCTAAACTAAGCCACCGCAGTGTAACTAATTTCTGTTAACTAAGAGGAATAATTTCAATATGAGTACTGTAGAAGAACGCGTTAAGAAAATCGTTATTGAACAATTGGGTGTGAAAGAAGATGAAGTTAAAAACGATGCTTCATTTGTGGATGATCTTGGCGCAGACTCGCTCGATACCGTTGAATTGGTCATGGCATTGGAAGAAGAATTCGAAACTGAAATTCCCGATGAAGAAGCTGAAAAAATCGCGACCATTCAAGATGCCATCAATTACATTGAAGCACATATGGAAAAATAATCATTACAATCTCGACAGGAGCGAATAAACGATTCGCTCTTTAGT
Proteins encoded in this region:
- a CDS encoding DUF177 domain-containing protein is translated as MSDSMIPETIDPFACAKEHTVFHGVIKQQSMARLMDLLNDSSGDITVTIETGIDRTGLNYIKGHVVSVVELICQRCLMPFKKSIEADFSLNFVESMQDLSAVPEKMDALVIPQGDTINLWNMVEDECMVSLPMFAMHADDCLQQAQSGQDSVTFMQPSNHRKVFAELAEMLAVENVGVDFNGRSTKS
- the plsX gene encoding phosphate acyltransferase PlsX, with amino-acid sequence MTPFTIAIDAMGGDYGTRVVVPAALEVLKLDPTVKLILVGDSYILNKQLIKHRVKQTERLQIKHASEKVGMAESPLLALRNKKDSSMRVALNLVKEGIAQACVSAGNTGALLATARFVLKTIPGIDRPGIMRMLPTLDPNRCVRILDLGANVDSEPEHLANFAVMGSVVAQAVDNLAAPKVALLNIGEEDIKGNELVKATNQLLKNNSAINYVGYVEGDKMYSAGVDVIVCDGFVGNVALKVIEGTAKTVGHFLHEAFHRGIYAKLAGIMALSVLRKIKKRMDPDRYNGASLVGLRGIVIKSHGSAKSHSFANAILVAIAEAEKNIPLLIEDRVASILQPNV
- the fabG gene encoding 3-oxoacyl-ACP reductase FabG, giving the protein MLSLENKIALVTGASRGIGAEILTQLGQAGATVIGSATSQAGVEKIEAQLRHFNVKGGGVILDVTQENSVNAALSSIQERFGHVEILVNNAGITDDNLFLRMKDEQWYNVIETNLNAIFRLSKHCLKNMIKARFGRIISISSVVGLSGNPGQTNYAAAKAGLIGFSKSLAMEVASRNITVNVVAPGMIETDMTAELNANQRQQILEHIPVGRMGSPAEIAAGVVFLASPLASYITGETLNINGGMYMS
- the rpmF gene encoding 50S ribosomal protein L32, with product MAVQQNRKTRSKRGMRRAHDGLSSDTLSVDSHTGETHRRHHVTPDGYYRGRQVVETEAFDLDEETTEE
- a CDS encoding ketoacyl-ACP synthase III, giving the protein MSSTILGTGGYLPEEIRTNHDIARLVDTSDEWIRERTGIRERHIASPSENVSDLAYYASQEAILNANISASQIDLIIVASTTGEKVFPSTACLVQKKLGISGCPAFDINAACAGFNYALAIADNFIRGEQARTVLVVGAEIMSRLVNWHDRSTCILFGDGAGAVILQRSDKPGILSTHIHADGFGENKLYTTNPQCNAPALPTQSPYLVMQGNDVFKLAVKRLGDVIEETLLKNNIQQHEIDWLIPHQANIRIIQAMAKKLNLPLTKVILTIEYHGNTSSASVPLALNEAVKDGRIQRGQLLLLESFGAGFTWGSTLIRF
- the acpP gene encoding acyl carrier protein: MSTVEERVKKIVIEQLGVKEDEVKNDASFVDDLGADSLDTVELVMALEEEFETEIPDEEAEKIATIQDAINYIEAHMEK
- the fabD gene encoding ACP S-malonyltransferase — translated: MTLSSPFALVFPGQGSQSLGMLDDLYQRYDRVKEVMQEASRVLGYDVWQLISQGPEEQLNQTEYTQPIMLAADIAVFGVWQDVIAMTPAVVAGHSLGEYAALVCAGVLSFADALKIVQQRAQFMQAAVPLGEGAMAAIVGLEDEAVRKVCQQASEQGIVAPANYNALGQIVIAGASTAVDRAITLAEAQGARMAKRIAVSVPAHCPLMEKAMPQLAKALDEVVFNPAAIPIINNTDVIETSDPTVIKKALIKQIAYPVRWVETIQKMQALQLTLVIECGPGKILTKLNKRICPELEALAIGDLNSLEKFIKR